Genomic DNA from Marinobacter sp. MDS2:
CCGTTACCAGAGCATCCTCCTCATCCGCCAGTCGGGCCAGCATGGTATGAGCAGGTTTGTCCCGATACACCAGATCGCAGTGGATCTCGTCGGTCAGCACCGTCAGTTGATGCCGGCGGGCGATCTCAAGCACCGCCTTTAATTCGTCGTCAGTCCACACCCGGCCCACCGGATTGTGAGGCGAACAAAACATCAGAACGCGGGCATCCGGCCGGGCGGCGCATTGCTCAAGATGCTCCAGATCCATGCGGTATTGCCCGGTTTCCGCGTCCTGCACCAATGGGTTTTCGATCACCACCCGGCCACTTTGCTGCACGGAACTAAAGAACGGTGGGTACACCGGGGGCTGGATAATCACCCCTTCGCCGGGTGCCGCATAAGCCATGCAGGCGGCATGCAGCGACGGCACCACACCCGGTGCCATCAGAATCCATTCTTTCTCGATCTGCCAATTGTGGCGTTCGGCAAACCAATCAATGATCGATTGATAAAGGCTGTCCGGAAAAATCGTATAACCGTACACCGGATGCTCAGCTCGGGCTTTCAAGGCGGCAGTTACCGCCTCGGGCGCGGCAAAATCCATATCCGCGACCCACACCGGAATCACATCGTCACGGCCGAACACCGTCTTACGCACATCAAATTTCACCGAGGCGGTGTTTTCTCGTTGTATCGGCTGGTCAAAATCCATAGCTACCGTCATTCCCCATCAGCATTACTAACAGCTACTTGTCGAAACCGTTCAGAATTGCGAACCTGCTGAGTTTTAACGCAGCCCGCACCGGAAAATTTATGATCGCGCAAATACTGGCCACCATGCTACCCGTATTCCTGATTGCAGGCTGTGGGGCATTGTACGGGCGTTATCGCACGCCGGACATTCAGGGCTTGAACCTGCTCAACATGGAGTTGTTTGTGCCCATGCTGGTGTTTGCGGTGTTGGCCGACCAGCAAGCGCCCTTGCAGGATTACGGCTGGCTGGCGCTGGCCGCAACCGTAGTGGTGCTGGGTTCCGGCATAATTCTGTACCCGCTAGCCCGGGTGCTGGATCTGAACCTGAAAACCTTCCTGCCACCCATGATGTTCAACAACTCCGGCAACATGGGCATTCCACTGCTGGTGCTGGCGTTCGGCGAAGCGGCGCTGCCGGCAGCCATCGTGTTGTTCATTGTGGAAATGCTGCTGCACTTCTCCGTTGGCCTGTACATGCTGGACCCACACACCTCCGTACTGAAACGCCTGCGCCAACCCATCGTGTTTGCCAGCATCGCCGGCCTTGCCGTGAACTTCAGCGGTGTGGCCCTGCCCAGCTGGCTGCTGGAAGCCCTGAACATGCTGGGCGGCGTGTGCATTCCACTAATGTTGTTCGCTCTCGGCGTGCGCATGCTGGATGTCGACTTCAGCGACTGGAAGCTCGGTATGATCGGCGCCATCGCCTGCCCCGTCAGCGGGCTTGTACTGGCGTGGCCGCTCATCGCTGTGCTTGACCTTCCAGGCCTTCAGGTAGCGGCACTCTGGGTCTTTGCCGCCCTGCCTCCGGCGGTTCTGAACTATATGGTGGCGGAACAGTATCGCCAGGAACCGCACAAGGTCGCCTCGCTGGTGCTGATCAGCAATCTGGGCAGTCTGGTGGTGATGCCCATCGTACTGGGCCTGGTGTTTGCTTCTGGTTACCTCTAGGCAACTTGCAACAACGCTTTTTATAGCCGATGGTTAGAGTTCAGCTTGCTGATTTCAAACCCGATATGGAGGTCTGCCCTTGAGCGTTCTGCTTCTTGTTCTCAGTGCTTTGGTGCTGATTTATTTCAGCATAGGCGGGAAAACCGCTGCTATTGTTATGTCGGCGGCCACCTTGGTTGGCGTGGCACAAGACGACTGGCACATTCTCAGCTTTTTAATCGGCGGCCTGTTACTGGCGCTCGCTTTGTTGGTAGTTCTGCCCAGCGACCTGCGCCGGGAAAAACTCAGCCGTCCTCTACTCGGTTGGGTACGGGGCCGTTTGCCCACGCTCTCCTCGACGGAAGAAGAAGCCCTGAAATCCGGCTCGGTAGACTGGGACGGCGAATTGTTTTCCGGCAAACCGGAGTGGAACAAGCTGTTAGATGCTGCACCGGCGCACCTTACCAGTGAAGAACAAGCCTTCCTCGATGGCCCGGTGGAAGAACTCTGCAAAATGCTGGATGACTGGCAGATCACCCATGAGAACTACGATCTGCCCGAAGACGTCTGGGCATTCATTCGCAACAACGGCTTTTTCGGCCTGGTGATTCCCAAGGAAGATGGCGGCAAGGGCTTCTCCAACACCGCCCATTCCGAAATCGTGATGAAAATCTCCACCCGCAGTGTCTCTGCCGCCGTCACCGTGATGGTGCCTAACTCTTTAGGCCCGGGCGAACTGCTGATGCACTACGGCACCGAAGACCAGAAACAACATTACCTGCCCCGCCTCGCCGGCGGCGAAGACATTCCCTGTTTCGCACTGACCTCGCCCATCGCGGGCTCCGATGCCGGGGCCATTCCGGACAAAGGCATCGTCTGCAAAGGCGAGTGGAACGGCGAAGAAGTGATGGGCCTGAAGGTCACCTGGAACAAGCGCTACATCACGCTGGCCCCGGTGGCCACCCTGATCGGCCTCGCCATCAAAGTATACGACCCCGAACACTTGCTCGGTGAACAGGACGAAATCGGCGTAACCTGTGTGCTGGTGCCCCGGGATACCGAGGGCGTGCATGCCGGTACGCGCCACTTGCCGATGAACACGGTGTTTATGAACGGGCCCACCTGGGGCACCGAGGTGTTCATTCCGATGGATCAGGTGATTGGCGGGCAAGACATGCTTGGCAAAGGCTGGACCATGTTGCTGGAATGCCTGTCCATCGGTCGCTCGATCTCGCTGCCCGCGCTGGGCACCGGCGCCGGCAAGCTGGCCAGTTTGGCCACCGGTTCTTACGCCTTTACCCGGGAGCAATTTGGCCGCACCATCAGTCAGTTTGAAGGAGTTCAGGAAGCACTGGAACCCATCGCTGGCTACACCTACATGATGGATGCCGCCCGCTTGCTGACCGTGGGCATGCTCGATAGAGGCGTGCGCCCAGCGGTGCCTTCGGCTGTTTTGAAATACCGCAACACCGACCTGATGCGCGAGGTCATTAACCACGCCATGGACATTGTGGCCGGCCGCGGTGTGATCACCGGCCCCCGTAACTTCCTGGCTCGCGCCTATCAAGCGGTGCCGATCGGCATCACGGTAGAGGGTGCAAACATCCTGACCCGCAGCCTGATGATCTTTGGCCAGGGCTCTATTCGCTGTCATCCCTTCATCGTGGATGAGATCGAAGCCGCTGGCATGGACGATGAAGAGGCCGCAACCAAGAAATTCGATGATATTTTCTACAGCCATCTGGCGCACACCACCCGAAACTCGTTGCGGGCTTTCGTACTGGGCCTAACGAAAGGTTTGTTGGAAACCGCCCCCCGACAGGGCGATATCCAAGGCTATTACCGCCAGCTTGGCCGATTCTCGGCGGCCTTCGCCATGATGACTGACGTAACTCTGCTGACGGTAGGCGGTGGCCTGAAAGCCCGGCAACGGCTGTCTGGCCGTATGGCGGATTGTCTGGTGCAGCTGTATTACGCCACCGCCGTGATCAAGCAATGGCACGAAGAAGGTTATCCTGAAGATCAGCGGGATTTGGTGGAATGGAGCCTGCAAACCTGTTTGCACGATCTGCAGAATTCCATGCGCGAAGCCATCATCAACTTCCCGGTGCCGGCACTGCGCTGGCCGCTGCGCATTCTAGTGTTCCCGCTGGGTGCTACCGGCCTTAACGGCCCGGATGACAAGCTGGGCGCGAAAGTGGCCGCCACCATCGTGGACGACACCCCCGTGCGCCAGCGGGTAAGCCGTGGCACCTTCACCACTCAGGATCCGAACGATCCGTTAGGGCGCGTGCTGAATGCCTACAAGCTGGCTAACGAAACCCACGAAATGCGCCAGCGCCTGCACGAAGCCATTCGCAACCGCAATGAGGATGAGCTGGATGGTATTGCGCTGCTGATGGGCCACCAACGCAAAGAACTGGTGGACTGGGCCTGCGCCCAAGGCATCGTGACCGCTGATGAATGTCCGAAACTGGAAGAGGCCCTGACCGCCTTGTACGACGTGATTCGTGTCGATGCCTTTGAGCCCGACGGCCTCAAGTCTCTGGCAAAAACCGCCAAGGGCAAACGCAAAGTGGTCGAACGGCCCAAGAAAAAGCACTAGCCTCTGATTGAGGGGCGTTCACTCGCCCCTCAATCCTGCCCGAATCGCCTCATCCACCAGCCAGCGCCGCAAGGTCTGGATTCCGCGCTCCCGCCGGCGACTGGTCTTCCAGGCAAAATAGAACTTGTCGCCGGTTACCACCGCATGGGCCGGCAGCCGCACGAAATCTTCCGAGTCTTTGCGGGTACTGAGCATGTAGTCGTTGGTCAGAGCAATGCCCTGATTGAAACGCGCCGCCTCCAGCGCCAGCAACATATGACTGAAATGCTGAACCCGGGTGCCGCTGGGCAGAGACTGATCCACCGTGCGAAACCAGGCGGCCCAATCACCGGCTTGCCGATCAAAAATGCTGTGCGTCGATAGCAAAGGAAATTGGGCAATCTGCTCGGGCAAAATAGGCAACTCACCGCGGGCATCGGGCTCCGTGTCCCAGCCCATTTCCCGCCGTATCCGCTGCCAATAATCCTGACTGCACACCGGGAACAGACGCTCGGTGTACAAATGCTCGTAACTGTAGGCCGGTGCCGAGGTGTAAATGGTGATAAAACAATCCGCGACCCGATCCGACAACACCGGATTCTGGCTGCTCATCTCCAGCGCCAGATCAATTTGCGGGTGTAACCGCTGCAACTCCGGCAAACGCGGTACCAGCCAGCGCACCGCGAAGGAGCTGAACACCGACAACCGCAGCCGCGATTCTTCGTGCCCCAGCAACTGCTCACTCGCCCGCTCGATCTGCAACAACGCCGAACCAATGGCATCGAAATACTGACGACCTTCATCGGTCAGGGTCACCATGCGCCCCGAACGCCAGAACAAAGGCTCACCCAGATAGGTTTCCAGCTGTTTGATCTGGTGGCTAACGGCACTTTGGGTGATCAACAATTCCTCGGCGGCCGCGGAAAAACTGGTCAGCCGGGCAACCGCTTCGAACACCGGTAAAGCTTTCAGGGGCGGAAGTCTCATCTATCTAAATTTCTAATAGCAAGTGAATAATCATCATTTTATCGGATAGTAAATCATAGATAGACTGGTATTCACAGTTCACGGAGGCAACCGTCTTCTCGTGGCCATTCAACAGGTAAAAAAAGGGGGGATTGAATGTCAGGCAAAACCGTTAATAGCGCTATCTTGTTACTGGTCATCGGCAACGCTATGGCTATCCTCTCTGATATTTTTATCAAAACGCTGGAGCCTGGTGGATCGGTTTTTCAGTTCGCTTTTTTGCGCATCCTTATTACGCTTGTGTTCTTGTTGCCACTGATCGGCAAACTCAACCGTGACCATTTGTTCAGCGGTTTCGGCGTTCACGCGCTTCGCGCACACGTGCACCTGGCGGGTATTCTGGTGATGGTTATCGCCCTCACCAACTTACCGCTGGCGACGGCGAACGCGTTGTTTTATGCCGCGCCTATCATGGTGATGGCGTTATCGGCCATCTTCTTCAGTGAAAAGCTCACGCGGTTAAGCATGGCTGCGGTGATCAGTGGTTTTGCCGGCATTATCGTTATCCTGCGGCCGGTGGAATTCAATTGGGCCGCCATCGCCGCATTGATATCCGCCCTGACTCTGGCCATCAATGCCGTGCTGGTGCGCAAGCTGCCCCAAGAGCAAAGCACGGTGCACAAGTTGTTTCTGAACTACTTGTTGATCATTCCGGCGGCAGGGGCTCTGGCTCTGTGGGAAGGCGCCGAATGGCACCCGGAAATGTTGATCAGCGCAGCAGGCTCGGCCTTTTTCATCCTCGGTTACAACATCGCCGTGTTGCTGGCTTACCATCAGGTGGATGCCAATCAGGTCACCAGTGCCGAATACACCGGTCTGATCTGGGCAGTTGCGATTGGTTGGATATGGTTTGGTGAAGTGCCTGACCTGTGGTTCATTATCGGCAGCCTGATGATCATCGTACCCTTGGTGCTGATTGGTCTGCGCAACCGTAAACGGTCACCAGCCCGGGGCTTCAACCCGGCACCGCGGGATCGCGAGCGCTCGGCAAGCTACCGGGCAACTCAGACGTCCGAGGACAGCTGTTCTTTCAAGCAGGACTCGATCGCAAAGGTGTGATCGCACTGGTCACCCAGTGCCCGGAGTGATTCGGCCAGGCGCAGCAGGTAATCGGTGTTGGGGCCACTGGGCCCCAATGCCTGCGCAATCTGCCGGGCAATATCTTCTGCCGGGGCGTCGCCCAGAAACGCTTCGTTGTCTTCCGTGGCGATGTACACCAAGCCTTCGGCCTGGCCGCCATCATCAAACGTCATCGTAGTGCTGAAACGCAGATAGCCGTTCTTCTCCCGCACATCCAAATGCTCGAACACCTTCGGTGCTACCCGAAACGCCATGCCTTTACACACGGCCCCGGGCCGCTCAATCAAGGTCACCACGCGCCCCGGTGCCTCCGGAGTGCCCCGGTGATCGTGAGAGCCTTGCCAGAACCGGCGCGCCCAGCCCTTGATGGTGGCTGGCTTTTGCTCAAGGAAGGGAAAATCGACCTTGTAGATCAAAGACCCGTAGCCAAACAACCACACCGAATCGATGCCTTCGAAATTCTGGCGCTTACGATTATGGTCAATGGTATTGGCGGGCATACCTATCCTCGTTTCTCAAACTCAAGCACAGTGTGTCAGGCGGCCTGAGTGCTGGCAATAAAACCGGCGATGCCGGTTAGTACAATTTCAGCCGCCATGGCAGACAGGATCAAACCACTGATTTTCGACATGATGTTCAGGCCGGTTTTCCCCAGTGCCTTCTCAAGATAGCTCGACAGCCGCAGTAACACGCCCAGAAAGACCAGACTGGTCACCAGACCCAACAGGCCGCCAACCACTTCCGGCACCTCTTTAAGTTCGGCACCGTAAACCAGAATCGCACCGATGGTGGCCGGGCCGATCATCACCGGAATGGCCAATGGGACCACTGCAACGTCTTCCCGATCTTCCTCTGGCAGGCTGGTTGCGTGATTCCGCGTGCCGCTGGTCACCAAACTGATGGCCGTCAGGAACAACAACGCGCCGGCACCAATCCGGAACGAATTCAGAGTAATCCCGATCGCACTGAACAGCAGCGGGCCGGCGAAGAACAGGATAAGGCCGAGAATCAGCGCTGACACACAGGCGCGGCGAATGATGGAGGCTTTCTCCGACGCGGGTAATCCCCGGGTCAGTGCCAAGAACATAGTGACCACGAAGAAAGGTGCAATCAGGAACCAAAAGCGGATGGTACTGCTGAGGTAGGTGGAGAAAAACGTTTCAAGCATTCAAGGAAATCCGGCCGAGGGTTGGTGCCGGTAAGAATAGCGCTTGTTGCTCATTCCTGCCGTAAGGAACTGAACCTATTTCCCGCCCATCAAGCACTTAACGCTTAACGGACGGCTTGCGTGGTTTTTTCGGTTTGGATGGCCGCCCCTTCGGCCCTGCCGGGTTGCGCCCGCCCGCTTTAGGACCACCCCCCGGCTTACCTCCGGGCCTGCCCGGCCGCTTACCGGGCCCGGGACCTTTACCTCGCCCCTTACCGGAACCTTTTCCGGGCGCACCACCCGCGCCCTTCCCACCCCGGCCAGCGGCCGGTCGCCCTCCGGGCTTGGCACCCGGACGCGGCGGTTTTCCGCCAGCTCCCGAACGGGCAGGCTTCTTCTTGGGTTTGCTCGATGCGGGCTCGGTCGCTTCCGACGAAGAATCCCGCACGGCATCCAACAACGTGGTGAGCTCTTTCTCGGTCAAATCCCGCCATGCTCCCACCGGCAAACCACTGAGGTTCACGTTCATGATCCGCACCCGCTCCAAGCGGGTCACTTCATAACCGAAGTGCTCCGCCATGCGGCGAATCTGCCGGTTTAACCCTTGCACCAAGGTGATACGGAAAACAAAGCGAGAGATTTGCTCAACCGGGCAGGGCTTAGTCACCGTGCCAAGAATCGGAACGCCACTGCTCATGCCCTTAATGAATTCTTTCGTCACCGGCTTATCCACAGTGACGATGTATTCCTTGGAGTGATTGTTACCCGCCCGCAGGATTTTGTTCACCAAATCGCCATTGCTGGTCAAAAAGATCAG
This window encodes:
- a CDS encoding acyl-CoA dehydrogenase, with the protein product MSVLLLVLSALVLIYFSIGGKTAAIVMSAATLVGVAQDDWHILSFLIGGLLLALALLVVLPSDLRREKLSRPLLGWVRGRLPTLSSTEEEALKSGSVDWDGELFSGKPEWNKLLDAAPAHLTSEEQAFLDGPVEELCKMLDDWQITHENYDLPEDVWAFIRNNGFFGLVIPKEDGGKGFSNTAHSEIVMKISTRSVSAAVTVMVPNSLGPGELLMHYGTEDQKQHYLPRLAGGEDIPCFALTSPIAGSDAGAIPDKGIVCKGEWNGEEVMGLKVTWNKRYITLAPVATLIGLAIKVYDPEHLLGEQDEIGVTCVLVPRDTEGVHAGTRHLPMNTVFMNGPTWGTEVFIPMDQVIGGQDMLGKGWTMLLECLSIGRSISLPALGTGAGKLASLATGSYAFTREQFGRTISQFEGVQEALEPIAGYTYMMDAARLLTVGMLDRGVRPAVPSAVLKYRNTDLMREVINHAMDIVAGRGVITGPRNFLARAYQAVPIGITVEGANILTRSLMIFGQGSIRCHPFIVDEIEAAGMDDEEAATKKFDDIFYSHLAHTTRNSLRAFVLGLTKGLLETAPRQGDIQGYYRQLGRFSAAFAMMTDVTLLTVGGGLKARQRLSGRMADCLVQLYYATAVIKQWHEEGYPEDQRDLVEWSLQTCLHDLQNSMREAIINFPVPALRWPLRILVFPLGATGLNGPDDKLGAKVAATIVDDTPVRQRVSRGTFTTQDPNDPLGRVLNAYKLANETHEMRQRLHEAIRNRNEDELDGIALLMGHQRKELVDWACAQGIVTADECPKLEEALTALYDVIRVDAFEPDGLKSLAKTAKGKRKVVERPKKKH
- a CDS encoding MarC family protein; its protein translation is MLETFFSTYLSSTIRFWFLIAPFFVVTMFLALTRGLPASEKASIIRRACVSALILGLILFFAGPLLFSAIGITLNSFRIGAGALLFLTAISLVTSGTRNHATSLPEEDREDVAVVPLAIPVMIGPATIGAILVYGAELKEVPEVVGGLLGLVTSLVFLGVLLRLSSYLEKALGKTGLNIMSKISGLILSAMAAEIVLTGIAGFIASTQAA
- a CDS encoding DMT family transporter, with the protein product MSGKTVNSAILLLVIGNAMAILSDIFIKTLEPGGSVFQFAFLRILITLVFLLPLIGKLNRDHLFSGFGVHALRAHVHLAGILVMVIALTNLPLATANALFYAAPIMVMALSAIFFSEKLTRLSMAAVISGFAGIIVILRPVEFNWAAIAALISALTLAINAVLVRKLPQEQSTVHKLFLNYLLIIPAAGALALWEGAEWHPEMLISAAGSAFFILGYNIAVLLAYHQVDANQVTSAEYTGLIWAVAIGWIWFGEVPDLWFIIGSLMIIVPLVLIGLRNRKRSPARGFNPAPRDRERSASYRATQTSEDSCSFKQDSIAKV
- a CDS encoding LysR substrate-binding domain-containing protein, coding for MRLPPLKALPVFEAVARLTSFSAAAEELLITQSAVSHQIKQLETYLGEPLFWRSGRMVTLTDEGRQYFDAIGSALLQIERASEQLLGHEESRLRLSVFSSFAVRWLVPRLPELQRLHPQIDLALEMSSQNPVLSDRVADCFITIYTSAPAYSYEHLYTERLFPVCSQDYWQRIRREMGWDTEPDARGELPILPEQIAQFPLLSTHSIFDRQAGDWAAWFRTVDQSLPSGTRVQHFSHMLLALEAARFNQGIALTNDYMLSTRKDSEDFVRLPAHAVVTGDKFYFAWKTSRRRERGIQTLRRWLVDEAIRAGLRGE
- a CDS encoding gamma-glutamylcyclotransferase, which encodes MPANTIDHNRKRQNFEGIDSVWLFGYGSLIYKVDFPFLEQKPATIKGWARRFWQGSHDHRGTPEAPGRVVTLIERPGAVCKGMAFRVAPKVFEHLDVREKNGYLRFSTTMTFDDGGQAEGLVYIATEDNEAFLGDAPAEDIARQIAQALGPSGPNTDYLLRLAESLRALGDQCDHTFAIESCLKEQLSSDV
- the rluF gene encoding 23S rRNA pseudouridine(2604) synthase RluF is translated as MTTKTSTRLNKYISESGMCSRRDADRYIEQGNVHINGRRAQVGDQVMPGDTVKVNGQVVEPRDEEDLIFIALNKPVGVVSTTDSAERDNIVRFVGHSERIFPIGRLDKDSQGLIFLTSNGDLVNKILRAGNNHSKEYIVTVDKPVTKEFIKGMSSGVPILGTVTKPCPVEQISRFVFRITLVQGLNRQIRRMAEHFGYEVTRLERVRIMNVNLSGLPVGAWRDLTEKELTTLLDAVRDSSSEATEPASSKPKKKPARSGAGGKPPRPGAKPGGRPAAGRGGKGAGGAPGKGSGKGRGKGPGPGKRPGRPGGKPGGGPKAGGRNPAGPKGRPSKPKKPRKPSVKR
- a CDS encoding MalY/PatB family protein is translated as MTVAMDFDQPIQRENTASVKFDVRKTVFGRDDVIPVWVADMDFAAPEAVTAALKARAEHPVYGYTIFPDSLYQSIIDWFAERHNWQIEKEWILMAPGVVPSLHAACMAYAAPGEGVIIQPPVYPPFFSSVQQSGRVVIENPLVQDAETGQYRMDLEHLEQCAARPDARVLMFCSPHNPVGRVWTDDELKAVLEIARRHQLTVLTDEIHCDLVYRDKPAHTMLARLADEEDALVTAIAPSKSFNMPGLGLSALVIPDAERRRAIKAVFDSLHLPQCNPFSVAGFEAGYRQSGEWLDQLMVYLQANRDYVLEQVTARWPGIRVSAPEGTYLMWLDCRKLGLDDAGLKRFFVQQAGVGMNPGVTFGEPGSGFMRLNIGCPRAVLEQVMARVELALAQR
- a CDS encoding AEC family transporter; its protein translation is MIAQILATMLPVFLIAGCGALYGRYRTPDIQGLNLLNMELFVPMLVFAVLADQQAPLQDYGWLALAATVVVLGSGIILYPLARVLDLNLKTFLPPMMFNNSGNMGIPLLVLAFGEAALPAAIVLFIVEMLLHFSVGLYMLDPHTSVLKRLRQPIVFASIAGLAVNFSGVALPSWLLEALNMLGGVCIPLMLFALGVRMLDVDFSDWKLGMIGAIACPVSGLVLAWPLIAVLDLPGLQVAALWVFAALPPAVLNYMVAEQYRQEPHKVASLVLISNLGSLVVMPIVLGLVFASGYL